In the genome of Myxococcus guangdongensis, one region contains:
- a CDS encoding tetratricopeptide repeat protein yields MNLSLALATAALLAAEPSSLPPGHPPVPPGTQASPTAPSMGGGGALPQGHPPLEEEATGAPVSPDALPSGHPPLSGTGKAPPSADELLRQLDSTEGLKGREKTFEIAASLGRLYYVNGRNVDADTYLQQAEERAKPVRDLFLAQKKKLGKTPVPTAEAAKCGFTPGQPLDAMGQVASERAKKGDLAGAAACARAALEPALETGVMRANALYLGGDAAAALAAYGAVLEVEPRHEEALYGRSSVLFETKGEDLAALKQAHEGFEAVLAINPSSARAATAKRMSTLADETVKAGGRAKLLVARADDRRIRLSQALAATPPQDAPRPLTQEMVDAVQNTERTPELEQGLTKLVEEGEEHLAKGRFQEALGNYTRVVPFQPENGRAKAGMAWALVSLGRPMAARVWGVAVQTAPASVEQLGDMLLEKGDAKGAKALWEKLSSDAPEYNKAGLQAKLSR; encoded by the coding sequence ATGAACCTCTCCCTGGCCCTGGCCACCGCGGCGCTGCTCGCCGCCGAGCCCTCTTCGCTGCCCCCTGGTCACCCGCCTGTCCCCCCGGGGACGCAGGCGTCCCCCACCGCGCCGTCCATGGGCGGGGGCGGCGCGCTGCCGCAAGGCCATCCTCCGTTGGAGGAGGAGGCCACGGGTGCGCCGGTGTCCCCGGACGCGCTGCCCTCCGGGCACCCGCCGCTGTCCGGCACGGGCAAGGCGCCTCCGTCCGCGGATGAGCTGCTGCGTCAGCTCGACTCCACGGAGGGGCTGAAGGGGCGCGAGAAGACGTTCGAAATCGCCGCGTCGCTGGGCCGGCTCTACTACGTGAACGGTCGCAACGTGGACGCGGACACGTACCTGCAGCAGGCCGAGGAGCGCGCGAAGCCGGTGCGCGACTTGTTCCTGGCGCAGAAGAAGAAGCTGGGCAAGACGCCGGTGCCGACGGCGGAGGCCGCGAAGTGTGGCTTCACGCCGGGGCAGCCGCTGGACGCGATGGGACAGGTGGCGAGCGAGCGCGCGAAGAAGGGTGACTTGGCGGGCGCGGCGGCCTGTGCTCGCGCGGCGCTGGAGCCCGCGCTGGAGACGGGGGTCATGCGCGCCAACGCGCTGTACCTGGGCGGGGACGCGGCGGCGGCGCTGGCGGCGTACGGCGCGGTGCTGGAGGTGGAGCCCCGTCACGAGGAGGCGCTGTACGGGCGCTCCTCGGTGTTGTTCGAGACGAAGGGCGAGGACCTGGCGGCGCTGAAGCAGGCGCACGAGGGCTTCGAGGCGGTGCTGGCCATCAACCCGAGCTCCGCGCGCGCGGCCACGGCGAAGCGGATGTCGACGCTGGCGGACGAGACGGTGAAGGCGGGTGGGCGCGCGAAGCTGCTCGTGGCGCGCGCGGATGATCGCCGCATCCGGTTGTCGCAGGCGCTGGCCGCCACTCCGCCGCAGGACGCGCCGCGTCCGCTGACGCAGGAGATGGTGGACGCGGTGCAGAACACCGAGCGTACGCCGGAGCTGGAGCAGGGCCTGACGAAGCTGGTGGAGGAGGGCGAGGAGCACCTGGCGAAGGGGCGCTTCCAGGAGGCGCTCGGCAACTACACGCGCGTGGTGCCCTTCCAGCCGGAGAACGGCCGCGCGAAGGCGGGCATGGCCTGGGCGCTGGTCAGCCTGGGGCGGCCCATGGCCGCGCGCGTGTGGGGCGTGGCGGTGCAGACGGCCCCGGCGTCGGTGGAGCAGCTGGGCGACATGCTCCTCGAGAAGGGTGACGCCAAGGGCGCCAAGGCGCTGTGGGAGAAGCTGTCCTCCGACGCGCCCGAGTACAACAAGGCCGGCCTCCAGGCGAAGCTGTCTCGGTAG